CGGCGGTGATCTCGGCCGGGGTGGAGAGGCGCGGCGCGACATCGTCCGCCATTGCCACGGCGCGATAAAGATTGACCAGCCCGCGCCCGCACAGCATCTGCTCGCCCGAGATGCGGCCCTCGATGGTCTCGACATGCGGGAACACGGCGAAGTCGCGCGGCGAGCGCGGTCCCATGTCGACATGCCCGCCTTCGCCCGGAACAGGGATCCACATGCCGCGGGCATGGACGAGGCCGGCAACGCCGAGCCCGGTGCCGGGGCCGAGGACGACGCGGCCCGATTCCTCCTCGGCCTCGCCGCCGCCGATCTTCTCCATATGCTCGGAGCCGAGCGCGACGACGCCGAGCGCCTGCGCCTCGAAATCGTTGAGCACCACGACCTCGTCGAGCCCGAAGGCCTCGATCAGCGCCTTCGGCCGCACGACCCAGCCATGGTTGGTCAGCGCGATCTCGTCGCCGTCGACCGGGCCGGCGACGGCGAGCAGCGCCGAGCGCGGCCGCACCGAGGTCCGGTCGAACACGGCGGTCTGGATCGCCTCCTCGAGCGAGGCGAAATCCGCCGTGCGGACGCCGGGAAACTCCTTCGGCTCGGCATTGGCGTCTATGAGGATCGCGAAGCGGGCATTGGTGCCGCCGATGTCGCCCGTCAGGACCGGGAAATTCATCATGATCCGTCGTCGCTTGGTCTTAAGGTTCGGCCGGCGCGAGCGGCTCTCACGCGGCTAAATCGGTTTAGGGCGGCGCCGTCGCCGAAGTCAAGCGCCTCAAGCCCACGGGCCGTCCTCAGTCGCGCGGGCGCGAGAACGGCAGCGGGATGGCGCTTTCCGGCGTCGGCGCATAGGCGCTGGCCGCCACCGGTGCGGCCCCCGCTGTTGCGATGACCGGCGCGCCGCCGCCGATCGTCACCGCCGCCTCGGAAGCCGGCGCGGGCGCGGAAAGCACGGCCTGGCAGGCGGCCGGCAGGGCGGACAGGCGCATCACGTCGCGGGCGCGCGGCTCGGCCGGTCCCTTGGAGGTGCGCCACGGTTCCTCGGTGAACCACCAGGCCAGCGAGGCATCGCAGCCCTCGCTTTTCGGCGCCGGCTCCTGCCCCCGGCAGCCGGGCGAGCCGGCCGGGCAGCCGATGCGGACGTGGAAATGCGAATCGTGGCCCCAGAACGGGCGCACCTTGCGCAGCCAGGAGCGGTCGCCCGTCACCGTGTCGCACAGCTTCTTCTTGATGCCGGGATGGACGAGGATGCGCTCGACATTGCCG
The window above is part of the Aquamicrobium sp. genome. Proteins encoded here:
- a CDS encoding glucokinase; protein product: MMNFPVLTGDIGGTNARFAILIDANAEPKEFPGVRTADFASLEEAIQTAVFDRTSVRPRSALLAVAGPVDGDEIALTNHGWVVRPKALIEAFGLDEVVVLNDFEAQALGVVALGSEHMEKIGGGEAEEESGRVVLGPGTGLGVAGLVHARGMWIPVPGEGGHVDMGPRSPRDFAVFPHVETIEGRISGEQMLCGRGLVNLYRAVAMADDVAPRLSTPAEITAAALSGEDAEAVEALDMFVTCLGRLAGDLALVFMARGGVYLTGGIVQKIVPALKNGRFRAAFDDKAPHSALLRAMPVHVVTHPLAALAGLAAYARTPARFGIELDGRRWGRV